The following nucleotide sequence is from Synchiropus splendidus isolate RoL2022-P1 chromosome 14, RoL_Sspl_1.0, whole genome shotgun sequence.
tgagaaCAAAAAGCTTGGTGGGGATTTGTACACATTCATCACTCGGATAGTTCATCCGTGCTGAAAACATGTCTGCTGGGAAACTCATCCACACGTTGGTTCTCTCCACAGATTTTGCGTAGGAGACAAGTTTTTCCTCAAGAACAACATGATTCTGTGCCAGCTGGACTATGAAGGAGCTCATCCTAATGGCAGTGCAGAAAAGCTGTATCACTGAGCGCTAAGGTTCGGACCCTGACACTTTGAATTATGAATTATCTAATGAGTGATGATGTGTCAAAATCACCTGCTCCCACCAGATCTGTAATCTCACCTCCATGCCTGAAAGCCAACACCAATATATCATGGAGAGAGTCTGAATAAGACTGAGGTTGAGAATGAGACTAACTGAACTATATATGCTGAAGGGGGCAAATTACAATTTTGGAAGTGGCATAAAAACGAATCCTTTGACTAGACTACGACTGCAcgacattggaaaaacattcattcacagGCATTgggatgtttgtttttggcaatATATACTGCAATATCAACCCAGATGAACAATAATTGTCACCAGAAAACTTGATTAGTAATATTTAGAAAGAATTAGGTTGATTCTCACGAGTGGATCTCAAACAAATGGACACATTGTTATATGATACTATATAATACTAAAGTACAAaagaatgtattttattcacaaaACCCAACGTCggaaaaaaagtcagagaaaaagtaattaaaaatgatgaaaatgtcataaatacatttgaaataataaaaatagttgTGATTGTTAATGTTAATTCTGTTACCAGAGAGAGTGCTGGGAGATTGATTTCCCTTTATGCTACTCTGGACTTCCAATGAgtgtagtagtagaagtagttttGAACAACAAAGTACTCACGTTCATCAAGTGTAGATTATTCAggtattacatttattattgatttaACTAAAATGTGTGATGTAGTCTGTAACCGAAACAACTGCAACCTGGGAGCATGCTATTTTGAAAAGCTACAGCATTTGTGGCCACAAACTGTGGAATAGACAGCCCACAGCCACTCACGTCAGGACGCTCCGGTTCGTCTCTGCAATGGAAAATTGGAGGCAAAACTACACTTAGTGTCAGACACTTATCATTTTATGCCAACTCTCATTGACTCTTTTGTAAAATTAAGCAAAGTAATATTCCAGTTCTTCCGTCGCTTTCAACTTCATTCACAACAGTGATATCAAATGTGATGGCTTAACAACAATATCGACTTGAAACCGAACATGAAACATGGAACACAGACACCATTGCCAAATGGACAAACTTAATTTTCCAATGATGATGTTCTTCCATGCAGCTGCTTTGGTGCTTTGGTGAGCATCTGCTGCCTTTCTGGCCAGATGGACTCTCGGTGATGAAGATGGATAATATTTAAAAGCTTGTCCAAGCATGCAGGGGTTTTGAGGCACCTCAGAAACATGCCCCAAAAGCTCCAACAGCCTCAGTGATCATGACAGAAGCAACTGTACAATTGCAGTTTGTAAAAGAGTCCGCACCGGGCACTTTTAACACGACTGCCTACACTTGATTCAGAGTTCATCCATTTCTATTTTGGACATAAAAATCCAAATACAGTCGAAGGCCACATAGTTGGATTCGATCTGCACTAATGTGAGTCGAGGTGCTAAATGTGCTGTCAGGTGTTTTCTATTCATGCTTAAGGTTGCTGGACACTCATGGCTTTGAACGTTTGATTGGATTTAAAGGCTGTTTTACCAACCAATCCTCCATGACTCAAATGGTGTTGTTGATTTTGGTTTTTGAAGAATCTGCCCATAGTTTTGCTGGTTTTGTAAacctttatttttacttttgcaAACTTGTCACCAACATGCAGGTCAAGGTGGtgaatcaaatgtttatttttacgtCTTAGAGTAAGTTGCTTTAATGTAAGTGATGGGTGGAGAGGTTTCATGGAACAATGTATTTTTCAGAGCACAGTttgtggtgctcttggttttaaaatggtgTGGGTTTCAtagaaatagttgttcaaattcaaatattatATAGGACACAGTCGCATccagtggcctctaaaaatgtgGACCGCTTATGAAGGATCGCAGTCTGTCAATAGTGATATTACGGATCTGTGTTGTTACCTCATCAATTTGCTATTATATTGATTATATTAAAaactattgtatttatttattttaccttgGCGACACAATGACCTCTGGTGGAGGAACAAGTGAAACCCTGAGTTAGTCCACAGTTGGCCCAGCAACATTACATTTATGAGCTCTCAACCTAATGTATTAGTTTGGACTGCAGGGGGAAAATATGGTGTGCTATGAAGAAAATGCTGTTGTCACAGAGAGCATTTTCTCTTCCCTACAGAAGATGACCCGGGTGGTTGTGACAGTGATCCAAATGGACTTGAAGTTTACAGCTGCCATCCTGAACTATATGCAGAAAATAAAGTATCAGGAAAAGGTCACGTCTCCCTGGGAGCTGCTTTCTGAACTTTGGATGACAGATTGCTGTACAGACATTACCGATTTCATGAACCAATTGAATGCAGAAAGACCAGCACTGTGGAATGGAAGGAAGCTTGCACAGAGATTGGATGTCATGTGACCCTTTTATCTGGGTTGACAATACTTTATTGGCCATTCCCTGAAGAGCATGCCACTGGTATCAAACGTGCCTTTGCTGGAGACTGCGTCCCAGGAGCACCACCGGATGAACAGGAACGTTAGAAGTCcttgttatttttcaaattaatttcgTAAAAATACCACTTTTTcatgttcattattttttaaatttacctGCCAACATCCAAAAAACTACAAATAATCTTATTAACACAGCATTTTTTTGGGAAGTGGTGTGGACAAATGATGTTACCATACTACAGGTTAGGCCATATGTTTTCATGCTTAGAAACagaaatatttattgttgtaCAACTGTTTTATTAAATAATGTCGTCTATATGATTAAACACGAACACATTTGAATTTTTGCCATTGTCATTTGTACCATTGTATCAATCAGCATAATTATGATTGGTGGCTGTTTTGTCAACACATCTTCAAGGCAAGGGGATCTCAGACATTAAACAAAATGCACAATACATTGGTGTTCAAAATTATCGCTTTTAAGACCGTCATATGCATTATGTTTTTGCAGGCGCTGTGAGGCTCAATTTGAGTATGAGGTTTGTTTCTAATACATGATAAACTAAACTGGGGAAAACTAATGATTTGGATTTCAGGTAACTACAGACCCCTGTGCTAGGATACGTAGCTAGCCTCAGAACAGAACacttgacaaaaaacaaaagataccAGAGAAGACAGAGGAACCAAAGCATGATTAAGCATTTTATTGTTGTTCTAGGAATAGAAAGGATGGTGTCTTCTCTACCAGCAGCAGTCAGGTCGTCTGGATCCTGGCAGTGGAGTGTGCTGACTGCTGACAGGCAGGGGACTTGTAAACTGGGACCCGACTGACCTGAGGTGGACACAATAAGCCGCAGTGGAGCTTGCTGACATGCAACCATCTCCAGCAGCTCAGGTCTGAAGAGTAAGTCAGTTAGAGACACGATGAGCGGCTTCTTCTCTGCATTTGACAGTGAAGACAAGAGATTCTTGAAAAGTATCCCAAGGATGGGGAGAACCCGACTCATTTTCAGGACAGCTCTTCCCCAAGCTCTTGTAGCATTAGAGACTTTCTCTCCAATATTAGCTGGTCCATCACAGCACAAAGAAAAGCCATCTTATTACTGATTGATTTTTACTGAGCTACGCCATCCACATAACAAGCAGACCCAACGTGGTGGACCGGAGGCTCTACTGACACGCAGGATCAAGAATCAGATTTGTCCCAATTCTCCCTTTAATGTGAGGCCAACATGACTTGCAGTTTGGCCACTGATGACCTTCATGACAAATGAAGTCCTAATACTGCGGGTGCGAGTTTGATGTCAACGTGGCGTGCCACAGCAGCGAGGACGGACAACATCAGATACTCCTTACCAACATTGACATCCATCACACCAAGATACAGTAGTTTGTTCACTCACATTGTCTCTCTCAACTATGGCAAATGGAGCTAcaggtgtaggtaccaaatctgtccccttaccaaatgtgtcctacctgtcGCGGGATGATGATGTCGCATCTGGCAGGTACGAtagcttttttatgttttaatgagccataGAAAATTGAGATAAAGGATTTGACACttggcactttctaccacatgcctaacattcatttccacaaaatacgatgtttgtctTTGGATGGTTTGTGAATCTTATGTCCGTTCtccgcgtcgtgattggctggcaCATCcggattgttgtttttattttcttttggcaCAAAAATCATCATAGACTTCATAGTAGGCAATTATACAcctccaaatatatttttattcaattaccAGGGGATATGTGCATCTATCAAGGAGTTTCCCCCCTTACCGAatcggtcctaccacttccgtGTTGGCTGAAccacgcgtcgtgattggctgacatctacggagtattgtttttatttgatatcgCATAAAAATCACATTAGACTTCATAGCAGTATACACCTCCAggtgtatttttattcatttgccagggtAAATATTCATCTGTGACGCGTGGCGATCGAATTATTTCGTGATTATTTGTATCATCATGACCGGATTTTGTTAGTAAATCTCTACATACAATCAGTCAGTTGTGGACCGAGAGCGGTTGATCAgctttttttgtacattttggtATAACtcacacagagagactttaTCGCTTAGTCTCATGGTATTAGGAAAGCACTTGATCAGAGCGTTTAAAGCTGTCATCAGAGGAGACGTGCCCTGTTGGTTTCTATGATTTATTTGAGTCACAACAGTTCACAGGTAGCACACGTGGATTTCTGCCTAATGGAAAACCCGCTCCGGTGTCTATGTACTGACACACACGTCGTCCGTCACTACGGCAATCACATCAGGACACAATACAATTCTCACTACAGAAGCCCAGCGACTTATTCTACATTCTGatttgcagacagtgactgacaacgtcgACGAACAgatacgaagccatgggagacatagagGTTACAGGTGGATGTCTACAAAATGCTTCGCCAGAGAGCCAGTTACGCATACATTTACGGTTGTATCTTGAGATACAGTCATCTCTCGAGATgactcgggataaaaaaaacaaacaaaaaaaaacaaaaaaaaacaactactaAGTTTCCTGAAGTTCGGGACGTCGATCGTAGGATCGTAGGAGATGTTTTTCGGAGGACTTTGTCTCCATCTTGTGCTGAGAGAATGTACAGTTTCAACGTACTTCCGGCTCGTATCATCGAACACGGAAGCAGCAGCACTTGACACCGCCGCCGCTCTCACCGTAAAAAACAGACACATTGTCGCATATTCTCTGATATTCAAGCCGCCGTGTTGCGATGGTTATATCCACATTTCAAAAGGTGACGCTGGTGACGTGTCTGGTGCTTTGCGTCGGGCTGCTTCTTCCTAAAATGCTGCTCTCCCGGGGTCGGAAGGATGCTGCAGAGCGACCGGAGGGTGCGTCTCGCCTTCTACCCTCTAAttactcctcctcctcgctcggTGACCCCAGTAGTTGACGTGTGTTTACATAGCTATAGATATGCCGAGGCGTTGGGCGTATTTCCAGTGAAAGACGGCTAAAcgttgacagcgatagctgtaGTTACTTTTGGCTCCCTTTAGAGAGCGCCATTACTGCAGCTTTTAAAGACTTGCGCACTTATATGTATGAATAACATATGAATTATTCCTGTATTTTATCAATATTAATTTAGCTGAAGTCTAAACAAAGGGTTTACAAAAAACATGGAACAGCATAACTGTCAAATTGCGCATTTTATTGGTTAAATAGTGCAGTCAGCGGTCAAGATAATACGATTCCAGCCCACTTGGTCCATAGATTTTAGACATGAACTGAGACAACTACGAGAGCGTATGGGTGCTGATCACAGTTTGATTTGCTCATTGTTAATTTGGCAGGTTCTGGTCACTTTCCTCCCATGGTTCATCGTCAGGTGGCCCCAGAGGGCAGAGGTCAGAGGACAGCAGGCGCAAGCTTTAACAGGGCCCACAGCTCGGAGGCTGTAGCCCGGGGCAAGGGTGCAGGTACTGGGGTTGGGACTGCAGGAAAGTCTAACCTTGCTGGTCAGATCATCCCTGTGTATGGCTTTGGAATCTTGCTCTACATCCTCTACATCCTGTTCAAAGTAAGTTTTACAAGCCTGTTTTGTTATATCACGGTGACTCCAATTCAAGATTTCAGTAGCTGTCGGAGAACTGAACAGTCAGACGTTTCAATGTCAGAGGACatcaaaagaaatgttttcGTCGTGACTTATATGTACTGTGATTTCCTAGTCGTAACAAATTAGAAACCAAGCAATGGTCAGCTTTTTGCTGTTGTCAAGTGAAATGACAAACTAATATATTTTTACACAGAGCCAACTCTGTCAACATGATCCCTGAGCTTTGAGGAAAGTGAGTGCAGACATATATCGAAAGATTCATCATATCTAAACTGCAGTTCAGCACTTTCTTCTGGGCATCCCTTCAGCATCTTCATGTTCAGTCTGTTTTCATCCAAACTGACCGTTGGATCTTCTCGGTTCGACTCTCTCCCACTTTGCAGATCACATCGAAGGGGAATAGCAAGCCACTGGAGTGCAGATCTCCTCCTGTTCGATCTGAGAACATGAAGAGAAAAATCAGTAGGTGCCAGTAAagaacaacatttttatcaaaGCATCGTGTATTTTAGTTGCTCTGGTTATGTGCATGAGAGaaagatatattttaaaataaataagtaattacAATAGAGATAAATTATAAAACACACTTTGCAAGAAGAAAACTGTCAAAACTGGATTTTATAAAATTATACCACTGCTATCTTTTTAGTCACTTGTGTGATTGAAATATGCAGCGCtgcacatgcatgtcacttttTTGGAGAAGTATTGAACCCAGCTTTCCTGTGCTATGAAACATGAATTTGCTTCTAGATTGGCTACTCATGAAAGTTTGACTTCTCACGTTGGCTCTACACTGTGGTTGCTCCACAGCTGACTTTgagctcctccagctgcaggagaagTTACGGCAGACAGAACTGATGATGGAGAACATAGTTTCTAATGTCCAGCACAGTCCTGACAGGTCAGTGAAGACGCTCAACTAACTTTGCATGGACTCCATTGAAGCCATTCAACTGTGTGTGGTCTGTGTGATGCCGAACACTTTCTTTTTGTATTATTGTGTTTTGTACACACAGCTATGAAGAGGGTGCACGATTGGCCTGTGGTATTGTCTTGGAAATCTTCTCATCTAGccaataatgacaataatgctCTCATACAACCAACTTAATGTCAGGTCACGAGACAATGAAGGGATCAGTGTGATTATCACCTGTCTATGACCTCCTCAATACTGGAAGTACTGTAAATGTGTGTCTGTCAAAGGCCTGTAAACTGTAAACAGCACAGACTTGTtgtttcaataaagtttggTGACTTTATATGGGTGCTGCAGGGTTGTAGGGGTGATGGCAGACCAGGAGGAgagtctcctgcagcagctgactgAGATCACTCGCGTGATGCAGGAGGGGAAGCTGGTGGAGGCAGTGATGCCTGAGGAGAAGAGCCTCGATAACTGCCAAGGTACAGTGATGTCGAAAATATCCTTTCTAAGTTCTGTTGTCATGATAATGTCATTATTCATAATGTAACCGATGGATCATGTTTAACAGGGTCAAAAGCAGTGTTCAAAGTTTGCAGCTGCTATTTTTCCGACAGACACAAGTGTGATGATTACTAGCTACTACAGTGAAGACAAAATCATCCACCAGCACAGCTCCTTACTGAAAGGAGCCCCTCCACTATATTAATGCTATTCATACAGTGCCGTGAAAAAGTATTTACCCTCTTtctgatttctgtttttttgcgTATGACTAACACACAAAGGTCTCAAATCGTCAAACCAGTTTTAATATCACTCGGAGACAACCCAAGGAAATAATAAGAAACTGCAGTTTGTAAATGATAATTTTATTTAGCAAGAGGGGAGAATTACAATCCTTTCAGGCTCTGTGTGATTTGTGTGGCTCTGGTTTAATCACAAAATAACAGACTAATAACAAATTTGGGACCGATGAGGTCAATTTCACAAGCCTCACCCAAACCCGATTAACACCATACTTGTTCCATCAAGAAATCGCTTCAATAGAATCAACCCATTTCGCCACTTAGAAAAGAAGCGATTGAAATCCATCAGTCTGGAAAAGGTTACGAAGACATTTCCAAGGCTTTGGGGCTCCAGTGAACCACCGTCATGGCTTTTATCCACAAATAGAGAAATGAGAATGGCAAACCTTCCCAGGAGCGGTTGACCAACTTCAATAACTCCAACAGTGCGAGGATGTGTCATCCAGGATGTCACAAAAGAACCGTGGACCACAAAAGAACTGTAGGTTACTGTTCATGACTCTACCATCAGAAAGACACTGGCCAACAATGGCATCCATGGGAAACTTTGTGTGTTATAGATATGcaaaaacaaatactttttCACAGCATTGTACGTTTCTTATTAATTAGTTAATTTCATTCACTCTTACCCACAACAATGGTTTATTGTTGACACGTATTTATAATGTACAGATATTAAATCAGATCGATTATGCATCACAGAAGTTCTGCTTTGTTATATTTGTCATGTTTAAGGGTACCCAGAGGAATCCGGTCAGACCTGGGAATTTCCCCACTGCAGCTGCCACCATGATGCACAGCCCAGAAGTCCTCCAACAGAAAGCGTGGACGGTGATGGTGACCACCTGGTGTCAGACTGTACGAAGACGCTCAGTGGTGAAGATCATAGTGCAGCAGTGGTAAGGGAacaagaggctgagcaggaggTACCTAAAGAAATAGATGAGTCCAAGCCTGCAGAATTGGACCTGGTGGTTCCTATGGAAGACCTGGTGGAGGAACTAGAGCTCCAACTGACAGTGAGGTATAATGAGGACACCAAGAAGATGGATGAAAGGATGGAAGGTCTCAAAAAGGTCATGAAGTCAGAAGCAGTCTGTAGCTctgtcaggaggaggagcaagAGGAGGCGAGCCAAAAAGGACTGTCACTGACTCAAAGACTGGCCTGTGACCAAGTTTGATATTCATGTGTCGGTACAATAAGGAGGGACTAGAGTTTCTTTCCCTGCAAACAAGTGAAGTTCACACCAGGCTTGGATATTGACAAGTTCTGATTCTTAAAACAAGACAAACCTGATTCCTGAACCTCAGTGAGACTTCGCTCAACTCGCACAACTTTGACACACACTCATTGAAATAGCAATTGTAAACTACTACCACTGCTTTTGACTTGTCAGGTAACCAAGATTAACTTACCAACCACTGTAAATGGAACAGTGTCACAGCAGGCCTCACAAGGACTATCACCACCAGATCATATGATCTGTACCTGTAAATCCATAATGCAGTGAAAATTATATTAATGGAATTTTACTTCTaactgctgctgcctctgttaCCATAGCCTGACATTCACAGATGTACTTTTTCCTTCACATTTTTGTTACTGAATCCGCCACGATGACCACAAGTAACCCAGTAATTACTGTCAGAAGTACCATAATTACCACCAGCTTTTAtgtctacctatctatccagcTTCAAGTCTGTTATGTGGTGGATACCTAGTGTTAAGGTGTTCACTGTGATAGCCTGGCGAGGACTGGCTTTCCAAACTTGAGACACTAGTCTGCATGAAGTCAATGACTTACTCAAGACTTTACCGCAAAAAGTTTGTTTATTTCACGTTTTATGGTACATTTGACTGATACAAAAGCAACATCACACCGACCGATGTTGGCTGGGAACAATTTGGATCAACATTGAGCATCGCACTACCTTCTAAGGTAGTCTTAATGATGTGGCGTTGCCTCAGGAGGCTACTCAGTGCTCCATGGGCTCAGCTGGCGCGTCAGGGTCAGCAGGTTCATCTGCGGGCGGAGCAACCTGGGAAAACAGCAATGGTCAGCAAAAACATTGTTCCGTCGACACCAGATGTATTAAGAATGATATTGAAATTAAAGCCCATTTACAGAATTCTTATTGTCTGGGAGTCCCTTTCGATTAGAGCTGATGTGCTACGAGGTGCTACAGCCATTCAACCTTCATTTCGATGATGCCTTTTACGCTACACATTGGTGTTTAGCTGTCTTTCGCAGAGTTAGTCAGTAGGCCAAGGGAAATGAAAAGCCTGACAACTCTGGAAAAAACAGTTAGGAAACAAAATGCCTATTAAGCGAAGAAGAGAGGGCCTTTTCTTTCATAATGCCTAGCATACGtagtttgtctttttaaaatatgaaacccAGAATCAGAAAGAGTATCTATTTTCTATTCAGATAGCGCATGCCAAGAATAAAGAATAAtttgtgaacaaaataaaagtcaaatggCTGAAAATGGAGCCTTCTACTTCTCCAAGTGGACTGTGAGGTGCAACTAACCCAAACAGAACACAGCTTTATCATCATTAAGCTCAAACACCCCTGACACTAACCAACACTGAAGATTCATATAAGGCCTAGCATGCAAACCTGATCTCCCTGCAGATGTCATGTGGCTTTGACAAAGATGAGCTGACGTGAAGCACTGGACGAACACACAACTGTAACTCTTATCCTTTCTTCAAACCCTGTCCAGGAAGTTGTGAGGCAGTAGACCAATGCAATTCCTTTCTTTACATTCACAGTTGATTGGCTTTTAAGACTCTTTAACAGGCAGGGAATTTGTTTGAAAATGGCTGTCATTGATTAATGTAGATGTAGGTCAGAAGCTGCTAAATCAAATGCCAAGTtcaagattagattagacaaaataaataataagcaatatttagtgaaaaaaaaatacatagtgTCACATTTCAAGAACAGCTAAACCAGTCAAGCCACGGGGTGGACCAAGTTGTGGTCCATTGTGATGaccaattttatttttccactgaGACAGGCAGATAAGACATTGTTGTTGATTTCTCCCTGGCAATTAACCACCAATACACAATACATACacacaaaagtaacttttttaatgaaacaatTTAAGACAATCAAGTCAATCAAAATGCTGGTTGCTTGTCTGAataaggatatatatatatatgagcagATGATTAACCAtgataaagacaaaaacagactaactacacaaagtaaaaaaaacaaaacaaaaaaaaacggtgaCAATACCCTTCTTTGTGGCCGCTCCTCCAGGCCCTCCAAGAATGGAGCCACGTCGTCGTCATCATAGATCGTGAAATCGATGTCCTTTCCCACAATGCCGATGGAAACATTCTGTGCACATAAAATTTGGAAAACTCTTAATCCTCTCCAAACAAAACATGTCATCATTTGTAATACCATTTGGTCACGCTCACATGAAAACAGTGAAGTCAAAAGAGGCATCACACCCAGAGGTTAGGACCCTACCAAATACACCAAACAATAAGAGAAAATTCAATGCAATGTTCATTCCAGCTCAGAAAAAACGCCTTCTCTTCAAAGAATTTGACTCCAGGGTtaacgcgcgcacacacacacctcaaaaCTAACGCATCCAGGATCTGAATGGATGAAATAAGTCATTTGAAAATCCTAACTCATAACTTGAACGTGAACTCCGTTGCGGTCAAACTAACAAGAGAATGACTAAGGGAAGTCAAAATCAAATGTGAGTGGAGGTCTGGCTTTtgaatcataaaaaaagaagtgGATAAAGCAGAAAACTGGATGAAACTCCCCCAGATCACTCATAATGACACAAGAGTGTCACCTAAAATGACTAGGCAAGCTTCCgaagagagagcagagagaTCTTCCGGGGGACCGTCTCCCAGAACTGGAATAGGGCATCAGTCAACTCTTAGACAGTCTGCCTGCGTGATGCTCGACTGCATTCAGGCATGCCCCACACTATCAGCTCCACCGTCACACTAGTGTCTTTACCATACCTTGGAGGAGAGCAACGTGAGAAGTGACCATAAATCTGTATGACACACTTTCGATAATTTTTGACTCGGATGCCAGCCATGTGATGCGTGACAGTCCTGACTCTCCAATTCACTTAAATATTTCACTCTCATGGAGACATGCTCATGTGTTGATCTGCATGGGGTTACCTTGGTGGTCAGGTCTTGCTCAGTGGGGAGAGTTTCTCGGAGTGCACGCAGACCATGTTGGACCAACTCATTCAGATTGCCTAAAGAAGAATAACCGACATGAGAATGAACTTCATTGTACagagaaataataaaatctgtTGATGACATACGCTCAAGTTCAGTATTTCCCCTAGGTTTTTGTGTtgcgttttattttaatttttttgggggggggtgaTGATGGGAATTTAGCAATTAGCATATTTCACATTgagaaatggaaaatgtgtgaaataaaataacagcCTTTTAACTGTCCACAAACTATTTCTTTAAGATATTTTAAACTTAAtataatattcaaaatatatgtcTTGAATCTTCAAAACTGACACTGTTCCATCTTGACATAAAGTCACAGTTCAGGACGCGAGACATCAAACAACTTAATGCAACCTTTACAATTTTATCCTTCTTATGCTTTCGCAAACTGTCATGAATCCGTCTATTATGAAACTTACAATTTGTCCACTTGGGGCCACCGTAGCACTACTTGCCTACGGCTAAAATGAACGATGAATGTTTCTTGCACAGACTacacagttttcttttttaatgtcttcactCGACCAGTGTGTAGACTCTGAACCGGTACCAACAACGTCCATCTCTATCGTTTCTCCCACATCGCGTCAGCCTGTGGACCGTTGTGGGGGTAACACTGAAGTCAGAAAATTATATAAATCATGCATGATTAACATAGGGCTGCAGGTTGGTTTCCAGCCGTGTACAACCCGGGGAGAACATAGATTGGGGTTGTATAGCCTTCCCATGCTTGCGTGGCACTCTGGttccctcccacagtccaaaacaaatCCAGGTCGACTGAGCACTCTAATTTCCTGTGTCTCTAGAAAAAAAGTGGAAGAAAATCTTACAGTCCTGAAACTTGTCCATGCATCTCTCCAGGTAGGTGCGTGCAGACTGTGAGCGGGCTCCAATGGACATGGCTTTGCAGTCAAAGT
It contains:
- the ric3b gene encoding protein RIC-3b; its protein translation is MVISTFQKVTLVTCLVLCVGLLLPKMLLSRGRKDAAERPEGSGHFPPMVHRQVAPEGRGQRTAGASFNRAHSSEAVARGKGAGTGVGTAGKSNLAGQIIPVYGFGILLYILYILFKITSKGNSKPLECRSPPVRSENMKRKITDFELLQLQEKLRQTELMMENIVSNVQHSPDRVVGVMADQEESLLQQLTEITRVMQEGKLVEAVMPEEKSLDNCQGYPEESGQTWEFPHCSCHHDAQPRSPPTESVDGDGDHLVSDCTKTLSGEDHSAAVVREQEAEQEVPKEIDESKPAELDLVVPMEDLVEELELQLTVRYNEDTKKMDERMEGLKKVMKSEAVCSSVRRRSKRRRAKKDCH